In one window of Chryseobacterium viscerum DNA:
- the groL gene encoding chaperonin GroEL (60 kDa chaperone family; promotes refolding of misfolded polypeptides especially under stressful conditions; forms two stacked rings of heptamers to form a barrel-shaped 14mer; ends can be capped by GroES; misfolded proteins enter the barrel where they are refolded when GroES binds): MAKEIKFDIESRDALKRGVDALANAVKVTLGPKGRNVVIEKSFGAPHVTKDGVSVAKEIELEDRVENMGAQMVKEVASKTNDIAGDGTTTATVLAQAIVREGLKNVAAGANPMDLKRGIDKAVTAVVENLKTQSQEVGDSTDKVKQVASVSANNDETIGALIAEAFGKVGKEGVITVEEAKGIDTTVDVVEGMQFDRGYQSPYFVTNPEKMLAELENPYILLVEKKISSMKELLPVLEPIAQGGKSLLIISEEVEGEALATLVVNKLRGSLKIAAVKAPGFGDRRKAMLEDIAILTGGQVISEEQGFTMENICLDMLGTAEKVTIDKDNTTVVNGGGDEAKIKGRVAQIKAQMETSTSDYDKEKLQERLAKLAGGVAVLYVGAASEVEMKEKKDRVDDALHATRAAVEEGIVAGGGVALVRAISALENLTGINADETTGIKIVKRAIEEPLRQIVANAGGEGSVIVAKVAEGSGDFGYNAKTDEYVHMLEAGIIDPTKVTRVALENAASVSGMLLTTECVITEIKSAEPAMPMGGGMPGMM; encoded by the coding sequence ATGGCAAAAGAAATAAAATTCGATATTGAATCAAGAGACGCTCTAAAGAGAGGAGTAGATGCATTGGCTAATGCAGTAAAGGTAACTTTAGGTCCTAAAGGTAGAAACGTAGTGATCGAAAAATCTTTCGGTGCTCCACACGTAACTAAGGATGGTGTGTCTGTTGCAAAAGAAATCGAACTTGAAGACAGAGTAGAAAATATGGGAGCACAAATGGTAAAAGAAGTGGCTTCCAAAACTAATGATATCGCAGGAGACGGTACAACTACCGCTACTGTATTGGCACAGGCTATCGTAAGAGAAGGTCTTAAGAACGTAGCTGCTGGTGCTAACCCAATGGATCTTAAAAGAGGAATCGACAAAGCAGTAACTGCAGTTGTTGAAAACCTGAAAACACAGTCTCAGGAGGTTGGAGATTCTACAGATAAAGTAAAGCAAGTTGCTTCTGTATCTGCTAACAATGACGAAACTATTGGTGCTTTGATCGCTGAAGCTTTCGGAAAAGTTGGAAAAGAAGGTGTAATCACTGTAGAAGAGGCTAAAGGTATCGATACAACGGTAGATGTTGTAGAAGGTATGCAGTTCGACAGAGGTTACCAGTCACCTTACTTCGTGACTAACCCTGAGAAAATGTTAGCTGAACTAGAAAACCCATATATCCTTTTAGTAGAGAAGAAAATTTCTTCAATGAAAGAATTACTTCCGGTTCTTGAGCCAATTGCACAAGGTGGTAAGTCTCTATTAATTATCTCTGAAGAAGTTGAAGGTGAAGCTTTAGCTACTTTAGTGGTAAACAAACTAAGAGGTTCTCTTAAAATTGCTGCTGTAAAAGCTCCGGGATTCGGAGACAGAAGAAAAGCAATGTTAGAAGATATCGCAATCCTTACAGGTGGACAAGTGATCTCTGAAGAGCAAGGTTTCACTATGGAAAACATCTGTTTGGATATGCTTGGAACTGCTGAGAAAGTAACGATCGACAAAGACAACACAACTGTTGTAAACGGTGGTGGTGACGAAGCGAAAATCAAAGGAAGAGTAGCTCAGATCAAAGCTCAGATGGAAACTTCTACTTCTGATTATGATAAAGAAAAACTTCAGGAAAGACTGGCTAAATTAGCTGGTGGTGTTGCTGTACTTTACGTAGGAGCAGCTTCTGAAGTGGAAATGAAAGAGAAAAAAGACAGAGTGGACGATGCATTACACGCTACGAGAGCAGCTGTAGAAGAAGGTATCGTTGCAGGTGGTGGTGTTGCTTTAGTAAGAGCAATCTCTGCTTTGGAAAACCTTACCGGAATCAATGCTGACGAAACTACAGGGATTAAAATCGTAAAAAGAGCCATTGAAGAGCCATTGAGACAAATCGTTGCTAACGCAGGTGGTGAAGGTTCTGTAATTGTTGCTAAAGTAGCAGAAGGATCAGGAGACTTCGGATACAATGCGAAAACTGACGAGTATGTTCACATGCTTGAAGCAGGTATCATTGACCCAACTAAAGTAACAAGAGTTGCCCTTGAAAATGCAGCTTCTGTATCTGGAATGCTTCTTACTACGGAGTGTGTAATCACTGAAATTAAGAGTGCAGAACCAGCTATGCCAATGGGTGGTGGAATGCCAGGAATGATGTAG
- a CDS encoding alpha/beta hydrolase family protein yields MLLLIALPEMVFSQSADFTIQDVKFESQGITLAGSILEPKKPVAAVVIVHGSDPVKRELEFAKRLAKEGIAVFTYDKRGVGESGGVYVGPSVGTNNIDTTNLNLLAQDANAAVTTFRTYLKDKKTPIGLVGFSQAGWIIPMAVSKNPQIEFMVLFSCPTITTLEQLRFQFYTNGNNSFWENHTEADAIEHTKNDPDKYQFVATDPKNYLKSLSIPGLWLFGEKDIQIPVKLCIEQLNTLKAQGKPFEYTSFPKLGHNTSSSNDTAPVDTAVQWIQQKALNSKKSKASK; encoded by the coding sequence TTGCTATTATTAATAGCTTTGCCAGAAATGGTATTTTCACAATCCGCAGATTTTACCATTCAGGATGTAAAGTTTGAAAGTCAGGGTATCACTCTGGCAGGCTCCATTTTAGAGCCTAAAAAACCGGTTGCAGCAGTCGTAATTGTTCACGGATCCGATCCGGTAAAAAGAGAACTGGAATTTGCAAAACGTCTTGCTAAAGAAGGCATTGCTGTATTCACCTATGATAAACGCGGAGTTGGAGAATCCGGAGGTGTGTATGTAGGACCATCTGTTGGCACGAATAATATTGACACTACTAATCTTAATTTATTGGCTCAGGACGCCAATGCAGCCGTAACAACATTTCGAACCTATTTGAAAGATAAAAAAACACCCATTGGATTAGTCGGATTCAGTCAGGCAGGATGGATCATCCCGATGGCAGTAAGCAAAAATCCACAAATTGAATTTATGGTTTTATTTAGTTGTCCTACCATTACCACTCTGGAACAGCTTCGATTTCAGTTTTATACTAATGGAAACAATAGTTTTTGGGAAAATCATACAGAAGCAGATGCCATTGAGCATACTAAAAATGATCCGGACAAATATCAATTTGTGGCCACCGACCCCAAAAACTATCTGAAGTCCCTTTCAATTCCCGGGCTTTGGCTTTTTGGTGAAAAAGACATACAGATTCCGGTAAAGTTGTGTATAGAACAATTGAACACGCTTAAAGCGCAAGGCAAGCCTTTCGAATATACTTCTTTTCCTAAGCTGGGACACAATACTTCCTCCAGCAATGATACAGCCCCTGTAGATACTGCTGTACAATGGATACAACAGAAAGCATTGAATAGTAAAAAATCTAAAGCTTCAAAATAA
- a CDS encoding toll/interleukin-1 receptor domain-containing protein has product MDKQWDVFISHSSEDKNDFVRILAEKLLKLDVKVWYDEFTLTFGDSLTKSIDYGLSKSDFGVVVISNNFLNKKWTDYEYQSLISKEEHGKKSILPIWHNISREEVKNYSLYLADKLALTTEKNSIDKIALEICKIVRPDIIQNIKGYMLMTEILRDAKPVEISRDQIKMKTKSQSKLSKSLICRAKNIHLGIGRHTKLTFEQSIYNYELDLKPDYEIQSWEMMNASYLEFIEKYKVSDEHIKYDIFRILLGFSVGNVPTKSFLSEEELFDLSNIWTSNAYEY; this is encoded by the coding sequence ATGGATAAACAATGGGATGTTTTCATTTCGCATTCAAGTGAAGATAAAAACGATTTTGTAAGAATTTTAGCTGAAAAACTTTTAAAACTTGATGTGAAAGTCTGGTACGATGAATTTACTTTAACATTTGGTGATAGTTTAACTAAATCCATTGATTATGGATTATCAAAATCAGATTTTGGAGTGGTTGTAATTTCGAATAATTTTCTCAATAAAAAATGGACAGATTATGAATATCAATCATTAATTTCAAAAGAAGAGCATGGAAAAAAATCAATCCTTCCAATCTGGCATAATATTTCTAGAGAGGAAGTAAAAAATTATTCTTTATATCTTGCAGATAAACTTGCATTAACAACTGAAAAAAATTCTATTGACAAAATAGCTCTTGAAATTTGTAAAATAGTTAGGCCAGATATTATTCAAAATATTAAAGGCTATATGTTAATGACAGAAATTCTAAGAGATGCGAAACCTGTTGAAATTAGCCGCGATCAAATTAAAATGAAAACGAAATCTCAAAGTAAACTTTCTAAATCATTAATTTGTCGAGCAAAAAATATTCATTTAGGAATTGGAAGACACACAAAATTAACTTTTGAGCAAAGTATCTACAATTACGAATTAGATTTAAAACCAGATTATGAAATACAATCTTGGGAAATGATGAATGCAAGTTATTTAGAATTTATTGAAAAATATAAGGTTAGTGATGAACATATCAAATATGACATTTTTAGAATTCTTTTAGGGTTTTCAGTAGGTAATGTTCCAACAAAATCCTTCCTTTCTGAAGAAGAGCTTTTTGATTTATCAAATATATGGACATCAAACGCGTATGAATATTAA
- a CDS encoding helix-turn-helix domain-containing protein, producing MHDSLDEIERYIISKVKEIREQRGISQTSLSLAIGKSTSYISDIEAHSKTAKYNIKSLNLISKALGCSPRDFWPEQPILEEKYEFVREIEIKRKS from the coding sequence ATGCATGATTCTTTAGACGAAATAGAGCGATATATAATTTCAAAAGTGAAAGAAATAAGAGAACAGAGAGGTATTAGCCAAACTTCACTTTCTTTGGCTATTGGTAAGAGTACGAGCTATATTTCAGATATTGAAGCGCATTCCAAAACTGCAAAATACAATATTAAAAGCCTAAACTTAATATCTAAAGCTTTGGGATGCTCTCCAAGAGACTTCTGGCCAGAGCAACCAATTTTGGAAGAGAAATATGAATTTGTAAGAGAAATAGAAATAAAGAGAAAATCCTAG
- a CDS encoding TerC family protein: protein MMFPDFTHLLNDILQNPAKSIAIIGNLILIESLLSVDNAAVLATIVMDLPEHQRKKALKYGILGAYVFRGLALIFASVLISVWWLKPLGGFYLLYISFDWFIKKIKNTNDEENPEETPDKESSWLYKNSIGLLGQFWATVAIVEVMDLAFSIDNVFAAVAFSDNLLLITLGVFIGILAMRFIAQWFVRLMQIFPFLETAAFIVIAILGVKLSLSLYEHFYPATAFAQFLASHTMEILVSAITVLLFIVPVATSYLFGFPARKK, encoded by the coding sequence ATGATGTTTCCTGATTTCACACACCTTTTAAATGACATATTACAAAATCCTGCAAAATCCATCGCTATCATCGGTAATCTTATCCTGATCGAAAGCCTTCTCTCTGTAGACAATGCAGCTGTACTAGCTACCATCGTAATGGATCTGCCCGAACATCAAAGAAAAAAAGCCTTGAAATACGGAATCCTTGGAGCTTATGTATTTCGTGGACTGGCCCTTATTTTTGCTTCCGTACTGATTTCCGTATGGTGGCTAAAACCATTAGGAGGATTCTATCTGCTCTATATTTCCTTTGACTGGTTTATCAAAAAGATTAAAAACACAAATGATGAAGAAAATCCTGAGGAAACCCCGGACAAAGAATCCAGTTGGCTGTACAAAAATTCAATCGGACTGCTGGGACAGTTCTGGGCCACTGTAGCTATTGTAGAAGTAATGGATCTTGCTTTTTCCATAGATAATGTTTTTGCTGCGGTAGCGTTTTCAGACAATTTACTTTTGATTACACTTGGGGTATTTATAGGAATTTTAGCGATGAGATTTATTGCACAGTGGTTTGTCCGTCTGATGCAGATATTCCCTTTTCTGGAAACGGCCGCTTTTATTGTGATTGCTATTTTAGGAGTTAAACTAAGTTTGTCATTATACGAACACTTCTACCCTGCTACAGCTTTTGCTCAGTTTTTAGCCAGTCATACCATGGAAATTCTGGTTTCCGCTATTACCGTTCTTTTGTTTATAGTCCCTGTAGCTACGAGTTATCTTTTCGGATTTCCAGCACGCAAGAAATAA
- the groES gene encoding co-chaperone GroES — MSVNFKPLADRVLVEPIAAETKTASGIIIPDTAKEKPQEGTVVAVGPGKKDEPTTVQVGDKVLYGKYSGAELKLEGKDYLIVREADLLGIIG, encoded by the coding sequence ATGTCAGTAAACTTTAAACCATTAGCAGACAGAGTTCTAGTAGAGCCTATCGCTGCAGAAACTAAAACAGCTTCAGGTATTATCATCCCGGACACTGCAAAGGAAAAGCCTCAAGAAGGTACTGTTGTGGCAGTAGGTCCTGGTAAAAAAGATGAGCCTACAACTGTTCAGGTAGGTGACAAAGTTCTTTATGGAAAATATTCAGGAGCTGAATTGAAGCTTGAAGGAAAAGATTATTTAATCGTAAGAGAAGCTGATTTATTAGGAATCATCGGTTAA